Below is a genomic region from Acidobacteriota bacterium.
GTGGATGCCGTCCACCAGGGCGTGGTGCACCTCGACACTCACCGGCATCCACCAGCGGTCCTGGCGCTGCTGGTAGCGCCCGAAGACCAACCTTGGCACCGAGCTTGGGAAGCCGGAACGGGCGTGGGCGAAGCTGGTGAAGGAGATCCAGGGGATGACCGAGTAGTAGATCAGGTCATCCCGCTCGCCCGCCGGATCGAGATCATCGCCTTCCCGGGTGGCCGCCAGCGAGGCCTCGGTCTGCTGCTCGAAGAGCTCGAAGTCATCCTCGAAGTCGAAATAGCCGAAGCCGAAGGTCTCGTCCGGGCGCAGCACCGTGCCGCCGCCGTGGATGCGGTCGTGCACCACCACCCGATCGCCGCGAATCCGGTAGCGCAGCTCTTCGACCTCGTTCGCCGCCACCAGCGAGGCCCATAGAGTGGCGACGAAGAAGGACGGCCCGCCGGACCGGCGACCGGCCTCGCGAACGGCGGTGACGTCGACCTCGGCGCAGAGATTGAAGAAGGGCTGCTCGAAGCCCTTGAAGAACTCGAAGTGTCGCCGCCGGGGCCAGGAATCGAGATCGAGGGTGCGCATGACCGCCCGAGCATAAGACAAGCAGCCCGCGAGGGGCTCCGGCGAGCAGGTCGGGCTAG
It encodes:
- a CDS encoding chloramphenicol acetyltransferase, whose translation is MSYARAVMRTLDLDSWPRRRHFEFFKGFEQPFFNLCAEVDVTAVREAGRRSGGPSFFVATLWASLVAANEVEELRYRIRGDRVVVHDRIHGGGTVLRPDETFGFGYFDFEDDFELFEQQTEASLAATREGDDLDPAGERDDLIYYSVIPWISFTSFAHARSGFPSSVPRLVFGRYQQRQDRWWMPVSVEVHHALVDGIHVGRFYQRMQEVLDDFGS